One stretch of Ficedula albicollis isolate OC2 chromosome 7, FicAlb1.5, whole genome shotgun sequence DNA includes these proteins:
- the ARL5A gene encoding ADP-ribosylation factor-like protein 5A yields the protein MNEVVHTSPTIGSNVEEIVVNNTRFLMWDIGGQESLRSSWNTYYTNTEFVIVVVDSTDRERISVTKEELYKMLAHEDLKKAGLLIFANKQDVKECMTVAEISQFLKLTSIKDHQWHIQACCALTGEGLCQGLEWMMSRLKIR from the exons ATGAACGAGGTGGTTCACACCTCTCCCACCATCGGCAGCAACGTGGAGGAGATCGTGGTGAACAACACGCGCTTCCTGATGTGGGACATCGGGGGGCAGGAGTCCCTGCGCTCCTCCTGGAACACCTACTACACCAACACCGAG TTTGTCATAGTTGTGGTGGACAGCACAGACAGAGAGAGAATTTCTGTGACTAAAGAAGAGCTGTATAAAATGCTAGCGCACGAG GACCTGAAGAAAGCAGGATTGCTGATCTTTGCCAACAAGCAGGATGTGAAGGAGTGCATGACAGTAGCTGAGATCTCCCAGTTCCTGAAGCTGACATCAATTAAGGATCACCAGTGGCACATTCAGGcctgctgtgctctcactgGAGAGGG gctgtgccaaggaCTGGAGTGGATGATGTCCCGGCTGAAGATCAGATGA